GCGCCAGATGGAAATCCTGCGCGAGAAGAACAAGGGCCTGGAGCTGCGCCTGGCGGACCTGGTCCGCCATGGCCACGAGAACGACCGCACCCAGCAGCGCCTGCATGACTGGCAACTGCGGCTGCTGGCCGAGGCCGATTCGCATGCGCTGCCATATGCGGTGCAGGACGGCCTGCAGCAGGTCTTCGACGTGCCGGCGGTGGCGCTCAGGCTTTGGGATGTCGCCGAGCAGTACGCGCACATGGAAGTGGCGCAGGGCGCCAGCGAAGACCTGCGCATCTTTGCCGAAGGCCTGCGCGCACCGTATTGCGGCAGCAACAGCGGCTTCGAGGCGGCCAGCCTGCTGGAGCGCGACGATGTCACCTCGCTGGCGATGGTGACGCTGCGCGTGCCGGTGCGCGCCGGCGAGGCCGAGGCCGGCGCCGACGTGCGTGGCGCGGCCTTTGGCTTGCTGGTGCTGGGCTCGCCCGATCCGCGCCGCTTCCACGACGGCATGGGCACCGCCTACCTGTCGCAGATCGGCGCAGTGGCGGGCGCTGCGCTGAACCGGCTGCGCGACTGAAGCCGCGGCCTTGCGATAACGCCATGACTGCACGCCGGCCGCCGCGCGCTGTGGTCCCATCGTCCGCGCCCGCGGACGGCGAGGCGCCGCCGCCAGATCCGCTGGTCACGCGCTATCTCGACTGGCTGCGCGGCAGCCGCAAGCTGGCCGAGCACACGCTGTCGGGCTATGCCCGCGAACTGCGCGTGCTGCAGGCGCACGCGGCGCAGCATGCGCCGGGTGTCGCGCTGCTGGCGCTGCAGACGCACCATATCCGCAATTTCGCCGCACGGCTGCATGCCGCCGGGCTGGTCGGCACCAGTATCGGGCGCGCGCTGTCGGCATGGCGCGGCTTCTATCTGTGGGCGGCGCGCCATGGCCATGGCGTGAGCGTGAATCCGGTCGACGGCGTGCGCGCGCCGCGCTCCGGGCACGCGCTGCCCAAGGCGCTGTCGGTCGAGCACGCGGTGGCGCTGGTCGCACACCCTGCCGGCACCGATGCCGAGGCGCTGCGCGACCAGGCTGTCTACGAGCTGTTCTACTCGAGCGGGCTGCGGCTGTCCGAGCTGGTGCAGCTCGATCTGCGCTATGCCGAAGCCGACGGCTACCGCTCCAGCGGCTGGCTCGACCTGGCCGGCGCCGAGGTCACCGTGACCGGCAAGGGCTCGCGCCGGCGCACGGTGCCGGTAGGCGGCAGGGCCATCGCCGCGCTGCAGGCGTGGCTGGCGGTGCGCGACGGCTTGCTGC
The window above is part of the Cupriavidus taiwanensis LMG 19424 genome. Proteins encoded here:
- a CDS encoding DUF484 family protein; the encoded protein is MNAQDVAAYLQSHPEFFEEHAELLAAVQLTSPHSHRAVSLQERQMEILREKNKGLELRLADLVRHGHENDRTQQRLHDWQLRLLAEADSHALPYAVQDGLQQVFDVPAVALRLWDVAEQYAHMEVAQGASEDLRIFAEGLRAPYCGSNSGFEAASLLERDDVTSLAMVTLRVPVRAGEAEAGADVRGAAFGLLVLGSPDPRRFHDGMGTAYLSQIGAVAGAALNRLRD
- a CDS encoding tyrosine recombinase XerC, which gives rise to MTARRPPRAVVPSSAPADGEAPPPDPLVTRYLDWLRGSRKLAEHTLSGYARELRVLQAHAAQHAPGVALLALQTHHIRNFAARLHAAGLVGTSIGRALSAWRGFYLWAARHGHGVSVNPVDGVRAPRSGHALPKALSVEHAVALVAHPAGTDAEALRDQAVYELFYSSGLRLSELVQLDLRYAEADGYRSSGWLDLAGAEVTVTGKGSRRRTVPVGGRAIAALQAWLAVRDGLLRPGAAPEDAHALFLGPRGRRLSMRTVQLRLKQQALRAGVPADVHPHMLRHSFATHMLQSSGDLRAVQEMLGHASISTTQVYTALDFQHLAKVYDKAHPRAGRARAKPAADAAASAARVDDTPED